GTACAGGGCCATGCCGCCTATCCGCACCTTGCAGAAAATCCAGTGCGTGGCATCACAACCCTTGTCGATAGCCTGCTCTATCCAGCTTTTGATGAAGGCACTGAAGATTTTCAGGCCAGCAATCTGGAAGTCACCACCATCGATGTTGGCAACAAGGCCACCAATGTCATTGCCAACAAGGCGGTAGCCTCCTTCAATATCCGGTTCAACGATACCTGGACAGCAGACAGCCTGAAGGCCGAAATCATTTCGCGTCTTGAAAAGGCTTCACGCAACGACCGCCTTCGTCCGGGCCGCGAGACGCCCATCAATTATGAACTGACATGGCGCGAACATCCAAGCCATGTGTTCCTGACACGCGATGAAAAGCTGATCGGCACACTCACATCTTCTGTAGAGGCTGTCACCGGCAAACGCCCCAAGCTTTCCACATCGGGCGGCACGTCGGATGCGCGTTTCATCAAGGATTACTGCCCGGTGGTGGAGTTCGGCCTTGTCGGGCAGACCATGCATATGGTTGACGAGCGCGTGGCACTTGCCGACCTTGAAGGCCTGACACAGATCTACGAACGCTTCATCGCTGATTTCTTCGGATAAGGGAACGACATGCCCAGTCTGGATGATATTTTCAGATATTTCACGGGC
This genomic stretch from Brucella pseudogrignonensis harbors:
- the dapE gene encoding succinyl-diaminopimelate desuccinylase, coding for MSLPTNPADNLAALIRCPSVTPAEGGALTALAAMLEPMGFSVQRPVFTDEDTPDIENLYARKSGNGAHLMFAGHTDVVPPGNESDWKHPPFSAAIEDGIMYGRGAVDMKGGIACFVAAVARHIEKHGSLKGSVSFLITGDEEGPAINGTEKLLQWAKERGETWDASLVGEPTNPDTLGDMIKIGRRGSISGTITVHGVQGHAAYPHLAENPVRGITTLVDSLLYPAFDEGTEDFQASNLEVTTIDVGNKATNVIANKAVASFNIRFNDTWTADSLKAEIISRLEKASRNDRLRPGRETPINYELTWREHPSHVFLTRDEKLIGTLTSSVEAVTGKRPKLSTSGGTSDARFIKDYCPVVEFGLVGQTMHMVDERVALADLEGLTQIYERFIADFFG